One Mycolicibacterium sp. TUM20985 genomic window, GCCCCCGACGCACAAGGTCTGGGCCACACAGAGCGGGTTCACGTTCCCCGTCCTGTCGGACTTCTGGCCGCACGGCGAGGTGGCGCGGACGTACGGGGTGTTCAACGACGAAGCCGGCTTCGCCAACCGCGGGACCTTCGTGATCGACCGCGCCGGCGTCGTCCGATCGGCGGAGATGAACGGCCCGGGAGAGCCGCGCGATCCAACGGTATGGGTGGCCGCACTCGGTGCCCTCCGTAGCGTCTGACGGGATTTCCTCCACCGCCTCGTGGCCGTGTAGCCTGCCCGAGCACGGGCGTGTAGCTCAGTGGTAGAGCTCTGGTTTTACACACCAGCGGTCGCAGGTTCGATACCTGTCGCGCCCACCATGGTCAGTCCAGGTCAAAGACTTGCGGGCCAAGGTTTCCGACGATTTTAAAACCCCCGTTGT contains:
- a CDS encoding peroxiredoxin, which produces MLDVGAPAPDFTLKDQNGRPVTLGSFLGAKDVLLVFFPLAFTGICQRELDEIQDHLVDYVNTDTQTLAVSVGPPPTHKVWATQSGFTFPVLSDFWPHGEVARTYGVFNDEAGFANRGTFVIDRAGVVRSAEMNGPGEPRDPTVWVAALGALRSV